A region from the Thermanaeromonas sp. C210 genome encodes:
- a CDS encoding IS1634 family transposase, whose amino-acid sequence MYIRTVSRKNKDGSVVRYIQLAHNVWDPKAGYPKAKVLYNFGREEEVDREALVRLVKSITRFLGPEEALCTQAELNGGTPLKFISSRPMGGVWVLNELWNRLGINRVLAGLLAKRKFQAPVERAIFAMVANRALNPASKLKTEDWVSHDVFIPGLAEVPVQNLYRAMDFLLEAAEELQKDIFFSVAHLFNLEVDLLYFDTTSTYFEVEEEDNPEDNKQHLRRKGNFKDHRPDLPQAVIGLAVTRGGLPVRCWVWPGNTADMAVIEQVKKDLVGWQLGRVITVVDRGFASEDNLRYLQRAGGHYIAGEKMRGGKDTVAEALARPGRYKTVRDNLEVKEVIVGDGEKRVRYILVRNPKEAEKDRLEREEILARLKEELRAIGDLKGEPHTKACCQLIAHPTYGRYLKTDKKGQPYVDMAKVKAEEKLDGKYLLRTSDDTLSAEDVALGYKQLLEVEDAFRTMKQSLELRPIYHRLSDRIHAHVLLCWLGLLLIRVAETKVQDSWRNIRQTLERMHLGEFVGPEGRVLQRTETTPPQQHIFKALGIKEPPQIIAVEIKGQKQSLVTRAQKADP is encoded by the coding sequence ATGTACATACGAACTGTTTCCCGCAAGAACAAGGACGGCTCTGTTGTCCGTTATATTCAGCTGGCCCACAACGTCTGGGACCCTAAAGCCGGCTACCCGAAAGCTAAAGTACTCTACAACTTCGGCCGTGAAGAGGAGGTAGACCGGGAAGCCCTGGTCCGCCTGGTAAAGAGTATTACGCGTTTTTTGGGACCGGAAGAGGCTTTATGCACCCAGGCAGAGTTAAATGGCGGCACTCCCCTGAAATTCATCTCCAGCCGGCCTATGGGTGGCGTCTGGGTGTTAAACGAGCTCTGGAACCGGCTGGGTATCAACCGGGTTTTGGCCGGATTGCTGGCCAAACGTAAGTTCCAGGCGCCGGTCGAACGGGCCATTTTCGCTATGGTAGCCAACCGGGCTTTGAACCCAGCCAGTAAACTTAAGACCGAGGATTGGGTCAGCCACGATGTTTTCATTCCCGGCCTTGCGGAGGTGCCGGTGCAAAACCTTTACCGGGCCATGGACTTCTTACTGGAAGCTGCTGAAGAACTGCAAAAGGATATCTTCTTCTCCGTGGCCCACCTCTTTAACCTGGAAGTCGATCTCTTATACTTCGATACCACCTCAACCTACTTTGAAGTAGAGGAAGAGGATAATCCTGAAGATAACAAGCAGCACTTACGCCGTAAAGGCAACTTTAAGGACCACCGGCCGGATTTACCGCAAGCTGTAATAGGTCTGGCTGTCACGAGGGGAGGCCTACCGGTACGCTGCTGGGTCTGGCCGGGCAATACCGCCGACATGGCGGTAATCGAGCAAGTCAAAAAGGACCTGGTGGGCTGGCAACTGGGCCGGGTCATCACCGTTGTTGACCGCGGTTTTGCTTCGGAAGATAATCTCCGTTACCTCCAGCGCGCCGGCGGCCATTATATTGCCGGTGAAAAGATGCGCGGCGGCAAAGATACAGTGGCAGAGGCCCTGGCCCGGCCGGGCCGTTACAAAACCGTCAGAGATAACCTTGAAGTTAAAGAAGTTATTGTCGGCGACGGTGAAAAAAGGGTACGGTATATCCTGGTACGCAACCCTAAAGAAGCAGAAAAAGACAGACTGGAGCGTGAGGAAATCCTGGCCCGCCTCAAAGAAGAACTAAGGGCTATCGGGGACCTTAAAGGCGAACCCCATACCAAAGCCTGTTGTCAACTCATCGCCCACCCCACCTATGGCCGCTATCTCAAGACCGACAAGAAGGGTCAACCGTATGTCGATATGGCCAAGGTAAAAGCCGAAGAAAAGCTGGACGGCAAATACCTGTTAAGAACCTCTGACGATACCTTAAGTGCTGAAGACGTAGCCCTGGGATATAAGCAGCTTCTCGAAGTAGAAGACGCCTTCCGCACCATGAAGCAGTCGCTAGAGCTGCGGCCTATTTATCATCGTCTGAGCGACCGCATCCATGCCCACGTCCTCCTGTGCTGGCTAGGGCTGCTCCTAATCCGGGTAGCTGAAACGAAAGTGCAGGATAGCTGGCGGAACATCCGCCAGACCCTAGAACGCATGCACCTGGGCGAATTTGTTGGTCCTGAGGGCAGGGTCCTTCAAAGGACGGAAACAACCCCACCACAGCAGCATATCTTTAAGGCCCTCGGGATAAAGGAGCCGCCGCAAATAATCGCGGTTGAAATAAAAGGCCAAAAGCAGTCCCTAGTAACACGAGCTCAAAAAGCCGATCCCTGA
- a CDS encoding flagellar motor protein — protein sequence MDISSIIGLSLAVLALLVAILMEGISLSGMLNLPALVIILGGTIGATMFSFPMREIQRVPALLIKAFTRDEINIDELIDNLVRLAEIARREGLIALESHANQEENSFLRNGLGFAVDGIDPEEIRRVMENEIIQRQRQAKQAAAIFETAGGYAPTMGIIGTVVGLVHVLSNISDVNQLAGSIAVAFLATFYGIASANILWLPIAGKLKAKAAEEMVANQIILDGVLGIVQGKNPRLIRRELEILKL from the coding sequence ATGGACATATCCAGCATCATCGGTTTGTCCCTAGCTGTACTTGCCCTTCTGGTTGCCATACTGATGGAAGGCATAAGCCTTAGTGGAATGCTAAATCTGCCAGCCTTAGTAATAATCTTAGGTGGTACCATCGGGGCTACCATGTTCTCTTTCCCTATGCGGGAGATCCAGCGTGTTCCAGCCCTTTTGATTAAGGCCTTCACTCGGGATGAAATCAACATAGATGAGTTAATCGATAATCTAGTACGTTTAGCAGAAATAGCCAGACGCGAAGGGCTCATAGCTTTAGAATCCCACGCTAATCAAGAAGAAAATTCCTTCTTAAGGAACGGCTTGGGATTCGCCGTAGATGGAATAGATCCTGAAGAGATACGCCGCGTTATGGAAAATGAAATAATTCAACGCCAGCGCCAAGCTAAACAGGCAGCCGCTATCTTTGAGACAGCCGGTGGTTATGCGCCCACTATGGGTATTATAGGTACTGTAGTGGGCCTAGTACACGTGCTAAGCAATATAAGCGATGTGAATCAACTCGCCGGGTCCATCGCTGTAGCCTTCCTGGCCACCTTCTATGGAATCGCCAGCGCTAATATTTTGTGGCTACCCATTGCCGGTAAGCTCAAAGCCAAAGCAGCAGAGGAAATGGTAGCTAATCAGATAATACTTGATGGTGTATTAGGTATTGTGCAGGGCAAAAACCCGCGCCTTATCCGGCGGGAATTGGAAATACTTAAACTCTAG
- a CDS encoding DUF2225 domain-containing protein, with protein MSKLEPLYDKRYQCLFCQQKFTNKKVRLISIRQVGRDSDFCGYFEGENPYFYDVAVCPHCGYAFTANFGPVKKDRRELITEQYIKKIKYKDYTGRRDLPTAIKVYKLAYLTGTLNQEKSSLLASLCLRLGWFYRYSHEPKEEHRYLRRASELYQEAYAQEDTKTTEEAHLWLYLIGEIEGRLGNYVVARQWLSRLLHVPSLEPYLRNLLMEIWEYYKEKIAEDKSENQ; from the coding sequence ATGTCCAAACTCGAACCCCTATATGATAAGCGCTATCAATGCCTCTTCTGCCAGCAGAAATTTACCAATAAGAAGGTGCGCTTAATTTCTATACGCCAGGTAGGGCGCGACAGCGATTTTTGTGGCTATTTCGAGGGGGAAAACCCTTACTTTTATGATGTGGCTGTGTGTCCCCATTGCGGATATGCTTTTACGGCGAACTTCGGGCCGGTGAAAAAGGACCGGCGGGAACTTATTACAGAGCAATATATAAAAAAGATCAAGTACAAAGATTATACTGGCCGGCGAGATTTACCCACGGCTATTAAAGTATATAAGCTGGCTTACCTAACCGGCACTCTAAATCAAGAAAAAAGTTCCCTCCTCGCCAGCCTCTGCCTGAGGCTAGGCTGGTTCTACCGCTATAGCCACGAACCTAAGGAAGAGCACCGTTATCTCCGCCGGGCCAGCGAACTTTATCAAGAAGCCTACGCCCAGGAAGATACCAAGACGACCGAGGAAGCCCACCTGTGGCTCTACCTCATAGGTGAAATAGAGGGGAGGCTGGGAAATTATGTTGTAGCCCGCCAGTGGCTTAGCCGCCTCCTGCACGTACCTAGCTTGGAGCCTTATCTGCGCAACTTGCTCATGGAGATATGGGAGTATTATAAGGAGAAGATCGCCGAAGACAAGTCGGAAAATCAATAA
- a CDS encoding DUF3854 domain-containing protein: protein MVIAYDMDYKSNKTVATAKRMLAAELSKMGITVRETVWEARSKEEKGIDNALVARLELTTILTT, encoded by the coding sequence GTGGTGATAGCCTACGATATGGACTATAAGAGCAACAAGACGGTAGCCACCGCCAAAAGAATGCTGGCGGCAGAATTGAGCAAAATGGGCATAACGGTGCGGGAGACGGTTTGGGAAGCCAGGTCTAAGGAGGAAAAAGGGATAGACAATGCCCTGGTGGCCAGGTTGGAATTAACAACAATTTTGACCACGTGA
- a CDS encoding nucleotidyltransferase domain-containing protein codes for MAVEDKSSQISYRVIRHYPDDEEQRLLERCRDLIREVVPGATVILYGSRARGDAEADSDYDVLILTKGPVNWHLEDAIREKLYPLELETGAALSIAVFSEQEWNSPLYQAMPFTQNVKREGIVL; via the coding sequence GTGGCCGTTGAGGACAAGAGCAGTCAGATAAGCTACCGAGTCATTCGCCACTACCCAGACGATGAGGAACAACGCTTGTTAGAACGCTGTCGTGATCTTATTCGCGAAGTTGTTCCAGGTGCGACAGTAATATTATATGGCTCCAGGGCTCGTGGTGATGCCGAAGCCGATTCGGACTATGATGTACTAATCCTTACGAAAGGACCTGTTAATTGGCACCTGGAAGATGCGATTCGCGAGAAACTTTATCCGCTGGAGTTAGAGACAGGAGCAGCTTTGTCTATAGCGGTTTTTAGCGAACAGGAGTGGAATTCCCCTCTATACCAGGCTATGCCTTTCACCCAGAACGTAAAACGTGAGGGGATAGTTCTGTGA
- a CDS encoding OmpA/MotB family protein — MRSWDKMDPDEGHGGGHETAGIMRWLLTYADLITLLMAFFIVMYAISKVDTVRYQQLVQALAQIFAGGSAMILPELGGGSSVVPLEEPGDPLATLAAGISEYIAEQGLKNEVYITITEQGVIISFTGSVLFDKGEAKLRPEALPILDKIAALLKTVPNYVGVVGSTDDLPINTIQFLSNWELSVIRATTVIRYFTENAGLNPTRFVALGYGEYHALFPNTSEENRKKNRRVDVIIYKHNPFLTGNANQNPTSNSKSPSP; from the coding sequence TTGCGTTCTTGGGATAAAATGGATCCGGATGAGGGCCATGGTGGAGGCCACGAAACAGCCGGTATCATGCGCTGGCTTTTGACTTACGCCGATCTGATTACCCTCCTCATGGCTTTCTTCATCGTAATGTATGCCATTTCTAAGGTAGATACAGTGCGTTATCAGCAACTTGTCCAGGCCCTAGCCCAAATTTTTGCCGGGGGTTCGGCAATGATTCTGCCTGAACTAGGCGGTGGTTCCTCCGTAGTCCCGCTCGAGGAACCCGGCGACCCCCTCGCTACTCTAGCCGCAGGGATAAGCGAATACATCGCTGAGCAGGGACTTAAAAACGAAGTTTACATTACCATAACTGAGCAGGGAGTTATAATAAGCTTTACTGGGTCCGTCCTCTTCGATAAGGGAGAGGCCAAGCTACGACCAGAAGCCCTGCCTATTTTAGATAAAATCGCAGCCCTTTTAAAAACGGTACCCAACTACGTTGGTGTCGTAGGTTCTACTGACGATCTACCTATTAATACCATTCAGTTCCTCAGTAACTGGGAGCTTTCGGTTATCAGGGCTACGACTGTAATACGCTACTTTACGGAAAATGCAGGCCTAAATCCCACCCGCTTTGTAGCCTTAGGTTATGGAGAATATCACGCGCTCTTTCCCAATACTAGCGAGGAAAACCGTAAAAAGAACAGGCGCGTGGATGTTATTATCTATAAGCATAATCCTTTCCTAACCGGTAACGCAAACCAAAATCCTACTTCTAATTCTAAGTCTCCTTCACCCTAG
- a CDS encoding radical SAM protein, translating to MIIDICPETLPRIRNPVLAKYAGTYLQIYEDFLHQVRRTGIEIAEDNWQEETKNRIENLRRKGVVVRNDAKSLYINRISPACLACRKGVGSLTLFLSLQCHRRCFFCFNPNQENYDYYSQNKRDCLRELDYLQRAGQEITHLALTGGEPLLHPAEMLAFFRAAKEKFPGVYTRLYTAGDLADRHMLAALQGAGLDEIRFSIRLHDPEGVRQRTFKHIALARDYIPRVMVEMPVLPGTVPEMQGILLELERLNIFGINLLEFCYPFNNADVYREKGYKIKNPPYRVLYNYWYGGGLPVAGSELDCLELMDFALEQGLKIGIHYCSLENKNTSQIYRQNYGHGAAPFLHFSPRDYFIKSAKVFGGDIPRVLRVFKKRNYRWYNLNKTFQFLEFHVNQVKELKGLEVEVGISTSVMEEREDGSYLRELKIQLTWPEIFDPAADV from the coding sequence GTGATCATTGATATCTGCCCGGAAACTCTCCCCCGGATTAGAAATCCGGTCCTAGCCAAGTATGCCGGAACATACCTTCAGATATATGAAGATTTTTTGCACCAAGTCCGACGGACCGGTATAGAAATAGCCGAGGACAACTGGCAAGAAGAAACCAAGAATCGGATAGAGAACCTGCGCCGTAAGGGTGTAGTAGTTCGGAACGATGCTAAGAGCCTGTATATAAACCGCATCTCACCTGCTTGCCTGGCCTGCCGGAAGGGTGTGGGAAGCCTCACCTTATTCCTTTCCCTGCAGTGTCACCGCCGCTGTTTCTTCTGCTTTAATCCCAACCAGGAGAACTACGACTATTACAGCCAAAATAAAAGGGACTGTCTCCGGGAACTAGATTACTTACAAAGGGCCGGGCAGGAAATAACCCACCTGGCGTTAACGGGAGGAGAGCCCCTTCTCCACCCGGCAGAAATGCTGGCCTTTTTCCGCGCTGCCAAAGAAAAATTTCCCGGTGTTTATACCCGCCTATATACGGCTGGAGACCTGGCCGACCGCCACATGCTGGCAGCCCTGCAAGGGGCCGGCCTGGATGAAATTCGTTTTAGCATAAGGCTCCACGACCCAGAGGGGGTGCGGCAGCGCACCTTCAAGCATATAGCCCTGGCGCGGGATTATATCCCTCGGGTAATGGTGGAAATGCCGGTTCTGCCCGGAACCGTACCCGAGATGCAAGGGATATTATTGGAGCTGGAACGACTAAACATTTTTGGGATTAACCTTCTGGAATTCTGCTACCCATTTAACAATGCCGACGTTTACAGGGAAAAGGGGTACAAGATTAAGAATCCTCCTTACCGGGTGCTTTACAACTACTGGTACGGCGGAGGACTCCCGGTGGCCGGGAGCGAGCTGGACTGTTTGGAACTGATGGATTTTGCCCTCGAACAGGGGCTAAAAATCGGTATCCACTATTGCTCTTTAGAAAATAAAAATACCAGCCAGATCTACCGGCAAAACTACGGCCACGGGGCAGCGCCCTTTCTCCATTTTTCTCCCCGTGATTACTTTATTAAGTCGGCCAAAGTGTTCGGCGGCGACATCCCGCGGGTCCTGAGGGTATTCAAGAAGAGGAACTATCGCTGGTATAACCTCAACAAGACATTCCAATTTCTGGAGTTTCATGTAAACCAGGTTAAAGAGCTAAAAGGCCTGGAAGTGGAAGTAGGCATATCCACTAGCGTCATGGAGGAGCGCGAGGATGGCAGCTACTTACGCGAATTAAAGATCCAGTTGACCTGGCCGGAGATATTTGATCCGGCAGCCGATGTTTAG
- a CDS encoding DMSO/selenate family reductase complex A subunit, translating to MAEETKFWPKTISRRKFLALSAAAAGGAAALLTMPLGKRAGANANAATGDDGVKIVPTSGAHNCGGRCIVKAHVKDGVIVRITTDDAPDTEDLPQLRACLRCRSYRNRLYHPDRLKYPMKRVGKRGEGKFERISWDEALTIIAEHIKRVMQEYGPEAIYIHYASGNAGKTAERVWMQRLLGLYGGYLNYYGTYSTAQTQMATPYTYGTISTGNSREDWVNSKLIILWGWNPAETIHGTNTIYYLRRAKDAGAKIIVIDPRYTDTAINLADEWIPIRPTTDNALMDAMAYVMITENLHDQAFLDKYCLGFDEEHMPPGIPPGNSYKSYVLGLGEDKTPKTPEWAEAITGVPKEKIIQLAREYATMKPAALIQGWGPQRQAYGEQFVRGGTVLAAMTGNVGISGGWASGAGYQARGQKVGSIPVNNPCKASISCFIWPDAIKRGKGMGAKDGVQGVEQLSANIKIIFNLAGNTLINQHSDCNGTAKLLQDESLVELIVVSEHFMTPSAKFADVLLPADNPMERDDIVTPWGFGDYVLFINKAVDTVFECRNGYDWISDLAEKLGIREQFTEGKTLEDWLRYIVDATRKNHPEFPTYEEFKQKGYYRWQYPEPAIAFKEQIEDPDNNPFPTPSGKIEIFSERLWKMNNPEEIPAVPKYIPSWEGPQDPLREKYPLQCITPHYRRRSHSTFDNVPWLEEAAPQVVWINPIDAEVRGIKDGDKVKVFNDRGAMIICAKVTPRIMPGVVSVPQGAWWTPDADGIDQRGCANVITKYHPSPLAFGNPQHTNLVEVVKA from the coding sequence ATGGCGGAGGAAACCAAATTCTGGCCCAAAACTATTTCCAGGCGTAAATTCTTAGCCTTGAGCGCCGCTGCCGCCGGTGGAGCGGCTGCCCTGCTGACCATGCCCCTGGGGAAAAGGGCGGGTGCAAATGCTAATGCGGCAACCGGGGATGACGGCGTAAAAATTGTTCCAACTTCCGGCGCCCATAACTGCGGCGGCCGTTGCATCGTCAAAGCCCATGTCAAAGACGGCGTGATCGTACGAATTACCACCGACGATGCTCCAGACACCGAAGACCTGCCGCAGCTGCGCGCCTGCCTCCGGTGTCGGTCCTACCGCAACCGTTTGTACCATCCCGATCGCCTGAAATATCCCATGAAGCGGGTCGGCAAACGGGGGGAGGGAAAATTTGAGCGCATTAGCTGGGATGAGGCCCTCACTATCATTGCTGAACATATCAAACGTGTCATGCAGGAGTATGGACCGGAAGCCATATATATACACTATGCTTCTGGTAACGCCGGGAAAACGGCAGAAAGGGTGTGGATGCAGCGCCTCCTGGGCCTGTACGGTGGTTATCTAAATTACTACGGTACCTATAGTACCGCCCAGACGCAGATGGCGACACCTTACACCTACGGCACCATCAGTACAGGCAACAGCCGGGAAGACTGGGTCAATTCCAAGTTGATTATCCTTTGGGGCTGGAATCCCGCTGAAACTATTCACGGCACCAACACCATCTATTACCTACGGCGGGCCAAGGATGCCGGTGCCAAGATAATTGTTATCGACCCGCGCTATACCGACACGGCCATTAACCTGGCCGACGAGTGGATCCCTATCCGGCCCACTACGGATAACGCCCTTATGGATGCCATGGCCTACGTAATGATAACGGAAAACCTGCACGATCAGGCTTTCCTGGACAAATACTGCCTCGGTTTCGACGAGGAGCACATGCCGCCGGGAATACCTCCGGGCAACTCCTATAAGAGCTATGTCTTAGGGCTGGGCGAAGATAAAACGCCCAAGACACCGGAATGGGCTGAGGCCATCACTGGGGTGCCCAAAGAGAAGATTATCCAGCTGGCGCGGGAGTACGCCACCATGAAACCGGCTGCTCTCATTCAGGGTTGGGGCCCCCAGCGGCAGGCCTATGGAGAACAGTTCGTCCGCGGAGGTACCGTCCTGGCGGCCATGACGGGCAACGTCGGTATTAGCGGCGGCTGGGCCTCGGGCGCCGGCTACCAGGCGCGGGGGCAGAAGGTCGGCAGCATTCCAGTAAACAATCCGTGCAAGGCCAGCATTTCCTGCTTTATCTGGCCGGACGCCATTAAGCGGGGCAAGGGTATGGGGGCCAAGGACGGGGTCCAAGGGGTAGAGCAATTATCGGCGAACATTAAGATAATCTTTAATCTGGCCGGCAATACGTTAATCAACCAGCATTCTGACTGCAACGGTACTGCCAAACTGCTCCAGGATGAAAGCCTCGTGGAGTTGATTGTGGTTAGCGAACATTTCATGACCCCCAGCGCCAAGTTTGCCGATGTCCTCCTACCGGCAGATAATCCCATGGAAAGGGATGACATAGTAACCCCATGGGGGTTCGGAGACTATGTCCTTTTTATAAACAAAGCAGTGGATACGGTTTTCGAGTGCCGCAACGGTTATGACTGGATTAGCGATCTGGCCGAGAAGCTGGGCATTAGGGAGCAGTTCACCGAAGGGAAGACACTGGAAGACTGGTTGCGCTATATCGTGGACGCAACCCGGAAAAACCATCCGGAGTTTCCCACCTACGAAGAGTTCAAACAAAAGGGTTATTATCGGTGGCAATATCCGGAACCGGCCATTGCCTTCAAAGAGCAGATAGAAGATCCCGACAACAATCCCTTCCCCACACCGTCGGGCAAGATTGAGATTTTCTCCGAACGTCTATGGAAAATGAACAATCCCGAGGAGATACCGGCTGTACCGAAATATATTCCTTCCTGGGAGGGACCCCAGGATCCCCTGCGGGAGAAATATCCCCTGCAGTGTATCACTCCCCATTATCGCCGCCGCTCTCATTCAACTTTTGACAACGTGCCGTGGCTGGAGGAAGCGGCTCCCCAGGTGGTATGGATTAACCCGATAGATGCTGAGGTCCGGGGTATAAAAGATGGGGACAAAGTAAAGGTGTTCAATGACCGGGGAGCTATGATCATCTGCGCCAAGGTTACCCCGCGGATTATGCCGGGGGTGGTTTCCGTACCCCAGGGCGCCTGGTGGACGCCTGATGCCGACGGCATCGATCAACGGGGCTGTGCCAATGTCATTACCAAGTACCATCCCAGTCCCCTAGCCTTCGGCAATCCCCAGCACACCAACCTGGTAGAGGTTGTCAAAGCTTAG
- a CDS encoding HEPN domain-containing protein, with product MKEEIERLVLYRMERAKEAITEAELLFSEGHICTSVNRLYYACFYAVSAILLAQGYWSAKHSGIRSLFHQKIVKAGLVNPSAGTLYNRLFDARQKADYADLVKFEADIVATWFDEVKSFVDQIETLVVKEIRSPD from the coding sequence GTGAAAGAAGAAATTGAACGGTTAGTCCTATACAGGATGGAACGCGCTAAAGAAGCTATAACTGAGGCGGAATTGCTTTTTTCAGAAGGCCATATATGTACTTCCGTTAACCGGTTATATTATGCTTGTTTCTACGCTGTTTCTGCCATTCTCCTTGCCCAGGGTTACTGGTCAGCCAAACATTCAGGTATCCGTTCGCTTTTCCATCAGAAGATCGTAAAAGCTGGTTTGGTTAACCCTTCGGCCGGAACATTATATAACAGACTGTTCGATGCCCGCCAGAAAGCTGATTATGCCGACCTGGTCAAATTTGAAGCCGATATTGTTGCTACCTGGTTTGATGAAGTAAAATCTTTTGTCGATCAGATTGAAACTCTTGTGGTTAAAGAGATTCGGAGTCCTGATTGA
- a CDS encoding ribonuclease J has product MGENEQRVSLIPLGGLGEIGKNMLVIRYGNSILVIDCGLIFPEDEMFGVDVVIPDITYLLENRHMIKGIIVTHGHEDHIGALPYVLREINVPVYGTKLTLALIQAKLKEYGLTSVRLHQVKPRDTLKLGPFRVEFLRVSHSIADSVGLAVHTPVGTIVHTGDFKIDHTPIDGEVFDFYKFAKLGEQGVLVLLSDSTNVERPGFTMSERTVGNTIDEVIRQAKGRVLVTSFASNIHRVQQVISIAHKYNRKVAIVGRSMVNVVNIAAELGYLNIPPGTLVELDELIHLPKNRSVIISTGSQGEPMSALFRIAMGEHRQVEIVPGDTVIISALPIPGNEKLVARTVDHLFKQGADVYHEAVAGIHVSGHANQEELKLMISLVKPRFFVPVHGEYRMLIKHARLAQELGIPEENIFVAENGQVLEFSRDKGQVAGRVPAGRILVDGLGVGDVGNIVLRDRRQLAQDGILIVVLTLNKDTGTILAGPDIVSRGFVYVREAEELLEEAKARVRQVLERCEERKITDWSTIKANIRDILSKFLYEKTRRRPMILPIIMEV; this is encoded by the coding sequence ATGGGCGAAAACGAGCAAAGAGTATCTCTAATTCCCCTGGGCGGCCTCGGGGAGATCGGCAAAAATATGCTGGTTATACGGTACGGCAACAGCATTTTGGTCATCGACTGCGGTTTGATTTTTCCGGAGGATGAAATGTTCGGCGTTGATGTGGTCATACCGGATATCACTTATTTGCTCGAGAACCGGCACATGATAAAGGGCATTATCGTGACCCATGGCCATGAAGACCACATCGGGGCGCTACCCTATGTTCTGCGGGAGATCAATGTTCCAGTATACGGCACTAAGCTGACATTGGCCCTTATCCAGGCTAAACTGAAGGAGTACGGATTAACCAGCGTTCGCCTGCACCAGGTGAAACCCCGGGATACCTTGAAGCTTGGCCCCTTCCGTGTCGAGTTCCTGCGGGTTAGTCACAGCATAGCAGACTCTGTGGGTCTGGCCGTGCATACTCCGGTGGGCACTATAGTCCACACGGGGGATTTCAAGATCGACCACACCCCCATCGACGGGGAGGTCTTTGATTTTTACAAGTTCGCCAAACTGGGGGAGCAGGGCGTCCTGGTGCTCCTTTCGGACAGCACTAACGTGGAACGACCCGGTTTTACCATGTCGGAGCGCACGGTAGGTAATACCATCGACGAGGTTATTCGCCAGGCCAAAGGCCGGGTCTTAGTTACCAGCTTTGCTTCGAATATTCACCGGGTGCAGCAGGTTATTTCCATCGCCCATAAGTACAACCGCAAGGTGGCCATCGTGGGCCGCAGCATGGTAAACGTGGTGAACATCGCCGCTGAGCTGGGATATCTAAATATACCGCCGGGAACGCTGGTGGAACTTGATGAGCTCATTCATCTTCCCAAGAATCGTTCGGTTATCATATCTACCGGCAGCCAGGGAGAGCCCATGTCGGCTCTGTTCCGGATAGCCATGGGAGAGCACCGGCAAGTGGAAATAGTGCCCGGTGATACGGTGATTATTTCCGCCCTCCCTATACCAGGAAACGAAAAGCTGGTGGCCCGCACCGTGGACCACCTCTTTAAGCAGGGAGCGGATGTTTACCACGAAGCGGTGGCCGGGATCCACGTTTCCGGTCACGCCAACCAGGAAGAGTTGAAACTTATGATCAGCCTGGTCAAACCCCGGTTCTTTGTTCCCGTCCACGGCGAGTACCGTATGCTCATTAAACACGCCCGCCTAGCCCAGGAGCTCGGTATTCCGGAGGAAAATATATTCGTGGCCGAGAACGGCCAGGTTCTGGAATTTAGCCGGGACAAGGGCCAGGTGGCCGGCCGGGTTCCCGCCGGCCGAATTCTGGTAGACGGCCTGGGAGTGGGGGATGTCGGCAATATCGTTTTGCGGGACCGTAGGCAGCTGGCCCAGGACGGCATCCTCATTGTGGTCTTGACCCTTAACAAGGATACGGGAACCATCCTGGCCGGTCCCGATATTGTTTCGCGGGGCTTCGTCTATGTGCGGGAGGCCGAGGAACTCCTCGAGGAAGCCAAGGCCAGGGTCCGGCAGGTTTTGGAAAGGTGCGAGGAACGGAAAATCACCGACTGGTCGACCATCAAGGCCAATATAAGGGATATTCTTAGTAAGTTCTTGTATGAAAAGACCCGGCGCCGCCCCATGATCCTGCCCATTATCATGGAAGTTTAA